The Mangrovimonas cancribranchiae nucleotide sequence TTTTTAATAGCGACTTCGCCAGATTTTTTTGTAATTATGGCGTGTCCAGGATCTAATTCTTCAACGTCGTCAAAATCTACGTTAAAAACGGTTTGAATAACCGGGCGTTCAGAAGCAACGACAACAACTTCATCATCTTTGTAGTAATAAACGGGGCGAATTCCAGCAGGATCGCGAAGCACAAACGAATCGCCGTGCCCAAGTAAACCTGCCATAGCATAACCGCCATCCCAATCTTTTGAGGCTTTTCTTAAAATTTTAGCAACGTTTAAACGCTCGGCAATTAAAGGTGAGCATTCATTTTTACTATAGCCTTCTTTTTTAAGTTTCTTATATATTTTTGATACAGCATCATCTAAAAAGTGTCCAATTTTTTCCATTATAGTAATGGTATCGGCTTTTTCTTTTGGGTGCTGGCCGAGTTTAACCAATTTGTCGAATAGTTGATTAACATTGGTCATATTAAAGTTACCGGCAACAATTAAGTTACGGTGCATCCAATTGTTTTGACGTAAAAATGGATGAACACTTTCCACACTATTTTTTCCAAAAGTACCATAGCGTACATGTCCCAAAAGGACTTCGCCTACATACGGAATATGGCGTTTTTGTAGGGCAACATCGTTGGCGTATTCTGGATGCTCGGCAAGTTCTTTATTAATACGTTCGTTAATTTGCCCAAAAATATCTTGTATGGGTTGTTGTGCTATAGAGCGTACTCGGCTAATGTAGCGTTCGCCAGGTTGAGTATCTAGTTTTATGCTTGCAAATCCAGCACCATCTTGACCGCGATTGTGCTGTTTTTCCATCATTAAATACATTTTATTTACGCCATAAAAAGCGCTACCGTACTTTTCTTTGTAGTATTCTAAGGGTTTTAAAAGCCTTATTTGTGCAATTCCGCATTCGTGTTTAAGTGCGTCGCTCATGATGTGTGTTGTGTTGTTATGTAATTAAAAAACGCGCTCAATTTTGAGCGCGCCTGTTTATGCTAATTCGATATCGAATTGTGTTAGTTGTTTAAATTCTTGTAAGCGTTTGTGGATCAATTTTTTTTCTAGATTTTGCATACGTTCTGTACCAAATTTTTCAACACAGAATGATGCTAGTGTTGATCCATAAATTACGGCTTTTTTCATGTTTTCAAAAGTAACATTATCAGTTTTTGCTAAAAAACCAATAAAACCTCCGGCAAAGGTATCGCCAGCTCCTGTTGGATCGAAAACTTCTTCTAAAGGTAAAGCAGGCGCGTAGAAAACATTACCATTATGAAATAATAACGCACCGTGTTCTCCTTTTTTAATAACCACATATTTAGGTCCCATATCATGAATTTTTCTAGCAGCTACTACTAGAGAGTATTCTCCCGTTAGTTGTCTTGCTTCTTCATCATTTATGGTAATAACATCAACTTTGTTAATGACTTTGTGTAAATCTTCTAAAGCATTGTCCATCCAAAAATTCATAGTATCCAATACAACTAATTTTGGTTTGCTTTCCATTTGTTCTAACACGCTTAGTTGTACTAGCGGATGTAGGTTTCCTAGCATAACATAGTCGGCGTTTTTATAGTTTTCAGGAACTACAGGATTAAAATCGGCTAGGGTGTTAAGTTCTGTCGCTAGAGTATCTCTAGTGTTCATGTCGTTGTGGTAGCGTCCACTCCAAAAGAATGTTTTTCCTTCTTTAACGATTTCAACTCCAGAAATATCGACGTTTTTATTTTGAAGTAGGTCTAGATAATCTTGTGGAAAATCGCCGCCTACTACAGACACTGCTGCGCTATCAATATCGAATTGAGAAGCTGCGAGACCTATAAAAGTAGCTGCTCCTCCTAAAATTTTATCGGTTTTGCCAAATGGTGTTTCAATAGCGTCGAAGGCTACTGTACCTACAATAACTAATTTGCTCATTTATGGTGTTATGAATTTTTTGCAAATATAGTGGTTTTTTAAAAGACGAGCAGTATAATAATGGTTTGTGGCGTATTTACTTGTTGTAAGCGATTTAATATAGATTTTTAATCTTTTATATGGCTCTTGCACTACGCATGACAAATTATATTGCAGAAAAAAGCCATAATAATTTTCTCTGCATCAAGAGTTTTTTAATTAAATTAGTTATAGAAACCTAACCCTTACATGACATACAAATTTAACGAATATGAATAAGCTCTTTCATATATTTAAGGTAGATGCAACAGAAGCAAAACGAATTTCGGAATTACCAAACGAACCTCATAATCATAATTTTGAAGAGCTTCTTATAGGAATTCAAGGTGAATTAGAGCATTTTATAGATTTTGAATCATCAAAAATACAAGCGCCTTTTATAAGCTTTGTAACCAAGGGGAAAATGCATAGAGTAGTACCAAAACCCATAAAGGGTAACTGTGAAATTTGGGGCATTCGGTTTAAAAGCGAATTCATACCAGAAACTACCTTTCAATTATATTCTTTATATCATAACCAAGCCAATATAAAATTAAAAAGAGACAATTGCTTTCAACGATTGGTTACCATTTGCGAAATGATGTTTGACGAAACACGGCAGGAACAAATAGACTACGCCATAATTAGGCAGTTATTAAGTGCGCTTTTAACAATGATAGAATCTGAAAGAAAAAAAATGCTTCCAACAGATGAAACCGCCCCAAAAACGCAACACATCTCGTTTGGTAATTTTTTAAGCATTCTAGAAGAAAATTATCATAGACCTGTAGGAGTAGAATTTTACGCAGAAAAACTATTTATGTCTTCAAGAAACCTAAACATAATTTGTCAAGATATATTAGAGCAAAGCGTTTCAGAAATTATAGAAACTCGAAAATTAATCGAGGCCAAAAACCTGTTAATTTCTACCAACAAAACAGTTGCTGAAATAGCCTATGAGTTAGGGTACAGCGAAGGGTCTTATTTTTCTAAAGTATTTAAAAAGAAGTCTGGGCAATCGCCAGGAGACTTCCGTGAAGAGATGCAAAACTCGCTCATTTCCTAAAATTACCCTAAGACTTCCGAAAAGTGTAAAAAACAAAGCATCATTTGTACGCATTTTTGCAATGTGAATATTAAACACTATTCAAAATGAAAACAAATTTTAAAACATTAAGTAAAGTAGTAGCTGTTGTAAGTTTTGCAGTATTTTTAACTAACTGTACAAACAATAGCACAGAGTTGCAATCTAAAATAAAAACTTTAGAAGCCGAATTACAAACCTATAAAGATGCCGAAACAAAAACACAACAACGTTTAATGGTGTTTGATACGTTAGACTACGAATTTTATACAAATCAAAAATGGGATAAATTTAGTCACAGTCATGCTAGCGATATTGTTGTTTATAATGCAGATGGAAGCATTAGCAAAGGGTTATATCCAGCACATATTACCGATTTAAAACCTATGTTTGTATTTGCGCCTGATACTCGTATAGAAAATCATCCTGTAAAGTTTGGAAATGGCGATTGGATAGCTGTTATAGGAGAGTTAAAAGGAGCTTTTACAAAGCCAATGCCAATTGGTGATGGGAAAACAATTGCTCCTACAGGTAAAAAATTCAAATTAAGAATGGCAACCATAGCCCATTGGAAAGATGGAAAAATGACAGAGGAGTATTTATTTTACGACAACCAAGATTTTATGAAACAAATTGGGCTAGCTCAATAAAATAAAAGTAAAACTTGAAAACATTGCTCTGTGAATCGAAAAAAATTTATAAAATCATTGGCACTAGTGCCACTAATAGGTTCAGCTATGAATTTAAGAGAATTAGATAAAATGACCTCAAACATGAGTAATACAAGTAAAATGCCTGTATTATTCTTAGGTCACGGAAGCCCAATGAATGCCATTGAGGAAAACGAATTTGTTGCAGGGTTTAGAAAAATAGGTAAAGAAATACCAAAACCTAATGCCATTTTATGTGTTTCTGCTCATTGGGAAACCAGAGGGACGTTTGTAACAGCCATGCAGCACCCAAAAACAATTCACGATTTTGGTGGTTTCCCACAAGCGCTGTTCGATGTGCAGTATCCAGCACCAGGAAGTCCAGAGTTGGCCAAACAAACAAAAAACCTAATTACCCAAACAGAGGTTGGTTTGGACGACAAATGGGGGCTTGATCACGGTGCATGGAGTGTTATAAAGCACCTTTACCCGAATGCTAATATCCCAGTTGTACAAATGAGTATTGATTATACCAAACCAGCACGTTATCATTATGAATTAGCAAAACAAATAAACAGTCTTCGCCAAAAAGGTGTGTTAATTATTGGTAGTGGGAATATGGTGCATAACCTAAGAAGAGTAGCATGGAACAAACTTAACGAAGAATTTGCTTTTGATTGGGCAACTGAAGCCAACGAAGCAATGAAAAGACATATTTTGAGTGGCGATTTTCAGCCTTTAATTGATTTTAAATCGCAAGGAAAAGCCTTCGATTTGGCAATTCCTACACCAGAACATTATTTGCCACTACTTTATAGTTTGGCCTTAAAAGAGGACAATGAAAAAATAAGCTTATTTAACGATAAGCCTGTTGCGGGATCCTTAACAATGACTTCCTTAAAAATAGGATAGGATTGGATTTAAATGGGAAATTATAGTATTGTAATAAGATTATTTTCTACCAAAGTCGGCAGGAATTTCTCCCCAAGCTTTAGTTTCCCATTTTACAATGATTGTCGTATAGCTGTTTTCTTTAAGCCATTTTACAGCACGATCAACAAGTTCGAAAACAGGTTTGTTTTTCTCGTTCCGTTCTAATTTGGTGTTACAGTTTTTTTTACGAACCCAACTTAAAGCTGTTTTAGAGTCTGTATAAATAATTCGGTTACTGTTGTGTTGTTTTAAGAAAGCCAAGCCATGAACAATAGCTAAAAACTCACCAATATTATTGGTGCCTTCTTCAAAAGGACCTTGAATAAAAAGTTGCTTTTTGGTTTTGGTGTCTACACCACGATATTCCATTTTTCCTGGATTTCCAGAAGATGCAGCATCAACCGAAATGGAGTTGTAATTGGGTAGGCCTATTTTTTTTAGTTGTTCTTCTGAAAGGTCGCTTTTAAAACGTTTCGACTTACCTACATAATCCTTATAGTTACTTTTATAGGCTTTTTTAGCCGCTTCAAAAGATGAAAAAGATTTATAAATAGCGCCTTTAAAATCTTTTATTTGTGCTTTACAGTCATCCCAAGACTCAAACACACCTGTGTTATGACCTTTCCAAACGGTGTAATATTTTTTCTTTTTCTTACTCATTTAGTAATTTCTCGACAACTTTAGGAAAATGTTCCATTTCCAATGTATGTATTTTAGCTGCTACATCTTCTGCATTATCTAAGGTGTCTATGTAACATTTAGCCTGAAAAATAATGGCGCCTTCATCGTAATTTTCGTTTACATAATGAATAGTAATCCCCGTTTCAGTTTCTTTATTAGCAACAACAGCTTCATGCACATGCATGCCATACATGCCTTTTCCGCCATATTTTGGTAATAAGGCTGGATGAATATTTATCACTTTATTAGGAAATTCGTTTAAGATGTGATCTGGAAATTTCCATAAAAACCCAGCTAGAACAATTAAATCGGGTTGCGATGCTTTAAGAATGTTTAAAACATCGTTTGTAGTTGTGAAAGCTACACGGTTGAATGATAAAGCGCTGGTTTTTAAGTTTTTACACCTGTCTAGTACTTTGGCATGAGGATTGTTAGTAAGAACTTGAACAACAGTAGCATCATCTCGATTTTGAAAAAACCTGATTAAATTTTCAGCATTAGAGCCGCTACCGGACGCAAAAATTACAATTCGTTTCATTTATAGGTATAGTGCTATTGTTGTTGACAAAAAAAAGAATTATTATTAACAATTAAGACGCAAAATTGAAATACTTCAAAGTAATTTTAGTAAATTACAATCACATTTTTAGGTCAAAGGTGTGTATTAACATAAAGTTTTATATTTTTGCGTCCTAAATTTAAACTTAAAATTAAAAATTATGTCAGACATTGCATCAAGAGTAAAAGCGATTATCGTAGACAAATTAGGTGTAGATGAGAACGAAGTTGTAACTGAAGCAAGCTTCACTAACGATTTAGGAGCAGACTCATTAGACACTGTAGAATTAATTATGGAATTCGAAAAAGAATTCGATATCCAAATCCCAGATGATCAAGCTGAGAACATTGCAACAGTTGGTCAAGCTATCTCATACATAGAAGAAGCAAAGTAATTCATTACGTAATTTATGGAATTAAGGCGAGTTGTAGTTACTGGTTTAGGAGCACTTACACCTATAGGCAAAACCAAAGATGAATATTGGGAAGGCTTACTTAATGGAAAAAGTGGTGCTGCCCCTATAACATATTTTGATGCTGAAAAGTTCAAAACTAAATTCGCTTGCGAATTAAAAGACTTTAACGCTACCGACTATCTAGATAGAAAAGAAGCTCGTAAAATGGATAGGTTTACACAGTATGCAATGGTTGCTTCTGATGAAGCTATTGCAGATGCTAAGTTAAACCTTGACGTTGTAGATAAATTACGAGTGGGTGTTATTTGGGGAGCAGGAATAGGTGGCTTGGAAACCTTCCAAAACGAGGTAATTAATTTTGCTGAAGGTGATGGAACACCAAGATTCAATCCATTTTTTATCCCTAAAATGATTGCAGATATTGCACCAGGAAACATATCCATTAAAAATGGCTTTATGGGGCCTAATTACACAACGGTATCTGCATGTGCGTCATCGGCTAACGCTATGATCGATGCACTAAACTATATTCGTTTAGGCCATTGTGATGTGGTTGTTACTGGCGGAAGTGAAGCTGCTGTAACCATTGCAGGAATGGGTGGTTTTAATGCTATGCATGCGTTATCTACAAGAAACGACAGTCCTGAAACCGCTTCAAGACCTTTTGATGCCACAAGAGATGGCTTTGTCTTAGGAGAAGGTGCAGGAGCTATTATTCTTGAAGATTACGAGCATGCCAAAGCAAGAGGCGCTAAAATTTATGCTGAAGTTGTTGGAGGCGGTTTGTCTTCCGATGCACATCATATGACAGCACCTCACCCAGACGGTATAGGCGTTATAGCTGTAATGAAAAATTGTTTAGAAAATGCAGGCTTGAAACCCGAAGATGTAGACCACATTAATACACATGGAACTTCGACACCTTTAGGCGATGTTGCCGAATTAAAGGCTATTAAAGAAGTTTTTGGGAATCATGCTAAAGACATTAATATTAACTCAACAAAATCTATGACTGGGCACTTATTAGGTGCAGCAGGTGCAATAGAAGCCATTGCTTCCATTTTAGCTATGGAACATGGTGTTGTGCCGCCAACTATAAATCATAGTACGGTTGATGAAAATATTGATCCAGCATTAAATCTAACACTTAACAAAGCTCAAAAGAGAGACGTTAAAGTTGCTATGAGTAACACATTTGGCTTTGGTGGTCATAATGCTTGTGTGTTATTTAAAAAAATGGATTAATTCCTAAATGAGTTACATTAAAAACATATTTAATTCCCGTTCAGATTCTGACGGGAATTTTTTTGTTGCAGTTCGTCATATTTTAGGGTTTAAGCCTAAAACGTTACATTATTACAAAACGGCTTTCACGCATCGTTCTATGAATATTAAAGACGATAATGGAAATGCTGTTAATTATGAGCGATTAGAGTTTTTGGGCGACGCCATGTTGGGGGCTGTTATTGCATCTCATTTGTATCTTGAAGTCCCAAGTGGCGATGAAGGTTATTTAACAAAAATGCGTTCAAAAGTTGTTAGTCGCGAGCATTTAAACGAACTAGGTAAAGATTTAAAACTTATTTCGTTGGTGGAAAGTAAAATTCCCAAAGGCCAATTTGGTGATAATATTCATGGCAATTTATTTGAAGCCTTAGTTGGTGCTATTTTCTTAGATCGCGGGTATAAAAATTGCGAAAAATTTATTTATAAAAAAGTCATTATCCCTTATGTTGATATAGAAAAACTAGAAGGGAAAGTTATTAGTTATAAAAGCTTACTTATAGAATGGTGCCAAAAAGAAAAGAAAACATTCGATTATAACGTTTATGAAGATACAGGTAATGACGATATAAAACACTTTTCGGTTAAACTATCTATCGACGATAAAGTTGTTTCTAAGGCACGCGCAACTTCAAAAAAGAAAGCCGAAGAAAAAGCTTCCAAGCGCGCTTTTTTTGTCTTCCAAAATCAAATTTCTAAAACCTTTTAATCTTTTTATCAACATCATGTTATAGTGCTTAAACTATAACGTTTTCGTTGATAAAATCACCTAAGATTAAAGAAAACATAACTTTTTTAACACTTATATATAGTATATTTGACTAACATTAAGTTATGGGTATACGTAAATTACATCTAGATGTGTTTGATGAAATCGACTATCGTTTAGTTGGTATTCATACCTCTATAGAGGATTACCGGTTAGCGTATTTGCTTAACCAAGCTTTAAACCTAAAACTTAAAAGACAAAAACACGATCTTGAATTTGGAGATGCTTCAATATTTCCCATTTTCCAATGGTACGACGATAAAAAACAAGTCACTTGGCATCTTGTTGCGAATACCTGTAAATTAGAACTCGCATCTGGTAGTCAAGAAATAGAAACCGAACAAAGTTTGTTTAGTGGTAATAAAACGTATTTTAAAACAACATATTTATTGCCAGAGTATAAAAAAGTAAACTATTTGTTAAAAATTGAAGATGGCCAAGCCAATACCGTGGTGGGGCAGCATTTCATAAATCAAATACAAGATATACATCATGTTATAACAGCTTATAGCATAGATGCTAGTCAACTTAAATCAAAAAACAATTTAATCTTTTATTAATGCCACAACAAAAGAAAACAAAAATAGTAGCCACATTAGGACCAGCAACAAGTAGCAAGGAAACGTTAAAACAAATGCTAGATGAAGGCGCTAATGTGTTTCGAATTAATTTTTCTCATGCCGATTACGATGCCGTTAAGGAACGTATAAAAATGATAAGAGAGCTTAACGACGAGTATGGGTATAATGCAGCTATACTTGCCGATTTGCAAGGCCCTAAGCTTCGTGTAGGCGTTATGAAAGGTGAGGTTATAGTCAACGAAGGCGATGAGATTATTTTTGCCACAGGAAAACGTTTTGAGGGAACGAAAGAACGTGTTTACATGACTTACGATAACTTCCCACAAGATGCAAAACCAGGAGAAAAAATTCTTTTAGATGATGGTAAATTGATTTTTGAAGTCGTTTCTACAGATAAAAAATCAGAAGTTAAAGCGCGTGTAATTCAAGGAGGTCCTTTGCGTTCTAAAAAAGGCGTTAATTTACCAAATACCAACATATCACAACCAGCATTAACCGAAAAAGATGTGGAAGATGCCATTTTTGCTGTTAGTCAAGATGTAGATTGGATAGCGTTATCTTTTGTACGTCATGCAGAAGATCTTATGGAGCTAGAAGCTTTAATAAATGAACATAGCGAGCATAAAATTCCTATTATAGCTAAAATAGAAAAGCCAGAGGCTGTTGAGAATATAGATAAAATTGTGGCTTATTGCGATGGTTTAATGGTAGCAAGAGGCGATTTAGGTGTTGAAATTCCAGCACAAGAGGTGCCTTTAGTACAAAAGCAATTAGTATTACGTGCCAAAAAAGCTAGAATCCCTGTTATTATTGCTACGCAAATGATGGAGACCATGATTTCTAGTTTAACACCAACCCGCGCTGAGGTTAACGATGTAGCAAACTCAGTTATGGATGGTGCCGATGCTGTGATGCTTTCTGGAGAAACATCGGTTGGGCAATTCCCTGTTCAGGTAATTCGCCAAATGTCTAATATTATTAAAAGTGTTGAAGACTCTCATTTAATACAAGTACCACAATCGCCACCACATATTCGTACCAAGCGTTATATTACCAAATCGGTTTGTTATCACGCTGCCAATATGGCTAATGAAATTGATGCTAAAGTAATTTCAACGTTAACTAATAGTGGGTATACAGCATTTCAAATTTCAGCTTGGCGACCAAAAGCACATATTTTAGTATTCACGTCTAATAAACGCATTCTTACACAACTAAATTTACTTTGGGGCGTTCGAGCTTTTTATTACGACAAGTATGTAAGTACCGATGAAACCATTGAAGATGTAAACAAAATTGCTTGTAAAGAGAGTTTTGTAGAGGTAGGCGATATGATTATTAGTTTAGCTGCTATGCCAATCCAGGAAAAAGGTATGGTAAATACCTTACGTGTTACCGAAATTACGACCTGTAGTTTTTAAGGGTTGTTAATTTCTTTTTCAATTAATGAAATTATTTTTTCGAAAAAGGTAATTAAATCATTTATAATCTTTTCACCTGTATTTAAAGTTTCAAGTTTAAAGGTCGTAATATTCCATAATTCCATGCTTTTTATTAGGGTGTTATAATCTGTTTTTGGACCACCTTGTATTAAACCATCTTTGAAATAGTCTATTGCTATTTCGCTATAGTTTACTTTTTTAACAAAAAAGGGCTCTATTGTGTTGGTATATTGAGTGATAGCGTAGTCATTTTGGGCATCTATACTGTTTCTGTAGATTTCTAAATATTTAAAGGCTAATTTAAGCGAGTCGCTTTTTATTTGAGATTGCAGGTTTTGATTTTTAAACTCATCAGTAACAGGAAATGAAAGTCGCAGAGTCCAAAATGTAGATGTATTACCTAAAATTTTTTTAAGTGTAGGTATGGAGTCGGGGTTTTGACTGTCTAAAATTTTTAAAACATGTTTGTTGTCTTTAATTTGAGTCGTAAGATCATCATTATACAACTTTAGCTCTTTAATTTGACCTTTAAGCTCATCAGAAATACGTAATAAATATTCGGTTTTTTTATTTGAGGTAATTCTATTTGAGTTCCAGTTGTTAATACTTAAGGCTATTAAAATACCTATTACTACAAGTATAATTTCGCCAACCGCATACTTAAAATATTTAGTTGTTCTTCCTTCAGAAAGTAAACTTTGTCTAATTTTTCTAAAAAAGTGTATCATTAATTATGTGTGTCTCTAGCTTTAGACCAAGTTCGGGTTTTTAATTTAAAAAGACAAGTTATTGATTTTTAGTGTTTTTTATATAAAAAAATGCGTTAGAGACTTTAAATCTAACGCATTTTATGTTTTTAGTAGAGAATATGCTTATCAAGCTACAACACCTAAGGGTTTGTCTGAATTTTTTGATTTTGAAGTCGATTCTTCAAATTGATTTGATGTATTTTTTTCGCCACCTGCTTTTAAAGCCTTTTCACCAGCAAAGAAAGTTTTGTGGTCATCACCAAGATCCGATCCAGCCATTCTTTGGTGTTTTACACAAGAAACACTTTTTCTAATTTCCTGCCTTTGAACACCTTTTACATAGGCAAGCATGCCTTCTTCACCAAAATAAGCTTCTGTAAGGTCGTTCATATGAAGCGCTGTAGTGTGATAAGTTGGAAGTGTAATTAGGTGATGGAAGACTCCTGCTTCACGTGCTGCGTCCCTTTGGAAGGATTTGATTTTTTGGTCAGCGCGAAAACTTAATTCCGAGTTATCGTACTTTGGGTTCATTAAATCATTACGATCATAAGCTGTCATGTTTTCCTCTTCTGCTAACATTTCATCATAAGCTTGATTGCGGAAGTTTAATGTCCAGTTAAACGACGGTGAGTTGTTATAGACTAACTTGGCCTTTGGCACAACTGCTTTAACTCGATTTACCATGTGAGCTATTTGTTTAATATCTGGTGTTGGGGTTTCAATCCAAAGTAAATCTGCACCATGTTGCAGGCTCGTAATACAGTCTAACACTACACGATCTATATTGGAACCTTCTTTAAATTTATATAACCCATTTTCTAATCGAATAGGGCGTACTAATTTGCCATTTCGTTTAAGAAGCACATCATCTTCTTTTGCATCTTCTATAGCAATTTCTTCAGCCTCTACAAAAGCCAAATATTGAGACGCTAAGTCGCCAGGAGTTTGACTTACAGGTAATTTTTGAGTTAATCCAGCGCCTTCCGAATCTGTTCTGGCAACGATAATCCC carries:
- a CDS encoding isocitrate lyase; the encoded protein is MKNLAQSNYQSALQAVKNLKESYGNSWNAIEPENAARMATQNRFKTGLDIAKYTAAIMRKDMGEYDANPSQYTQSLGCWHGFVAQQKMIAIKKHHKTTNKKYLYLSGWMVAALRSEFGPLPDQSMHEKTAVPALIKEIYDFLRQADAIELNDLFRRLDNGEDVQKDIDNFETHIVPIIADIDAGFGNEEATYLLAKQMIQAGACAIQIENQVSDAKQCGHQDGKVTVPHEDFIAKLNAIRYAFLELGVDDGIIVARTDSEGAGLTQKLPVSQTPGDLASQYLAFVEAEEIAIEDAKEDDVLLKRNGKLVRPIRLENGLYKFKEGSNIDRVVLDCITSLQHGADLLWIETPTPDIKQIAHMVNRVKAVVPKAKLVYNNSPSFNWTLNFRNQAYDEMLAEEENMTAYDRNDLMNPKYDNSELSFRADQKIKSFQRDAAREAGVFHHLITLPTYHTTALHMNDLTEAYFGEEGMLAYVKGVQRQEIRKSVSCVKHQRMAGSDLGDDHKTFFAGEKALKAGGEKNTSNQFEESTSKSKNSDKPLGVVA